The following coding sequences lie in one Hydrogenophaga sp. PBL-H3 genomic window:
- a CDS encoding DUF2189 domain-containing protein yields MSEDMPTAESPPEPPRPPSVFDLRVADLRAGDPLQWLRLGWADFVRCPRIGLFYGLCFFLMGHALLAVFRAAPAYVLALSAGFLLMGPFLCLGLYDASRALQSGQRPSLRASLLAWRPTQGTMAIFAGVLLILEMLWGRASLVVFAVTFNTMPSTANLLAQLLNPENLSFLVTYTVVGGAFAGLIFVTSVISIPMILDRQVDAISAGLTSIRACLQNPGVMLQWGALITLLVGLAMLPLFLGLFVVGPVLGHATWHAYQGTVNDPA; encoded by the coding sequence ATGAGCGAGGACATGCCCACCGCCGAGAGTCCGCCCGAGCCGCCGCGCCCACCGTCGGTGTTCGACCTGCGCGTGGCCGACCTGCGCGCCGGTGATCCGCTGCAATGGCTGCGCCTGGGCTGGGCCGACTTCGTGCGCTGCCCGCGCATCGGCCTCTTCTACGGCCTGTGCTTTTTTCTCATGGGCCATGCGCTGCTGGCGGTCTTTCGCGCCGCGCCGGCCTATGTGCTGGCCTTGAGCGCAGGCTTCCTGCTGATGGGCCCGTTTCTTTGCCTGGGCCTGTATGACGCCAGCCGCGCGCTGCAGAGCGGCCAGCGTCCTTCACTGCGGGCATCGCTGCTGGCCTGGCGGCCGACGCAGGGCACCATGGCGATCTTCGCGGGTGTGCTCCTGATCCTGGAGATGCTGTGGGGCCGCGCCTCGCTGGTGGTGTTCGCCGTCACCTTCAACACCATGCCATCCACGGCCAACCTGCTGGCGCAACTGCTCAACCCGGAGAACCTGTCGTTCCTGGTCACCTACACGGTGGTGGGGGGCGCGTTTGCGGGCCTGATTTTCGTCACCAGCGTGATCTCGATACCGATGATCCTGGACCGACAGGTGGACGCCATCTCGGCCGGCCTGACCAGCATCCGTGCCTGCCTGCAGAACCCGGGCGTGATGCTGCAGTGGGGCGCGCTGATCACGCTGCTGGTGGGCCTGGCCATGCTGCCGCTGTTCCTGGGCCTGTTCGTGGTGGGGCCGGTGCTGGGCCACGCCACCTGGCACGCCTACCAGGGCACGGTGAACGATCCAGCCTGA
- a CDS encoding 2OG-Fe dioxygenase family protein, which yields MTSEFQPPYVPLHQFETALRTTGFALLSAASVADWLPARADELQALHAGWDHLPADAYLKDGGRYRSRRHSCFVVDGGQVQQSPHRAHWQPLEYNALHGGMQRWFEPMEPAVVGQPVWSRLLVRLGEAASALRGAQPWFVEAHPFRIDTTDGIGRPTPEGAHRDGVDLVAVFMVGRHGIKGGESRVFEANGPGGQRFTLREPWSLLLLDDARVIHESTPIQPLEGDALGWRDTLVVTCRAGGFQGN from the coding sequence ATGACCAGCGAATTCCAGCCCCCTTACGTCCCCCTTCACCAGTTCGAAACCGCCCTCCGGACGACAGGATTCGCGCTGCTCAGCGCGGCCAGCGTGGCCGACTGGTTGCCCGCCCGCGCGGACGAACTGCAGGCCCTTCACGCTGGCTGGGACCACCTGCCGGCCGACGCCTACCTGAAGGACGGCGGGCGCTACCGCAGCCGGCGCCACAGCTGCTTTGTGGTGGACGGTGGGCAGGTGCAGCAGTCGCCGCACCGGGCGCATTGGCAGCCGCTGGAATACAACGCCTTGCATGGCGGCATGCAGCGCTGGTTCGAGCCCATGGAGCCGGCGGTGGTCGGGCAGCCGGTCTGGAGCCGCCTGCTGGTCCGCCTGGGCGAGGCGGCCAGCGCACTGCGCGGTGCACAGCCCTGGTTTGTGGAGGCGCACCCGTTTCGCATCGACACCACCGACGGCATCGGCCGGCCCACGCCCGAGGGGGCGCACCGCGACGGCGTGGACCTGGTGGCCGTGTTCATGGTGGGCCGCCACGGCATCAAGGGCGGCGAGAGCCGGGTGTTCGAGGCCAACGGCCCGGGCGGCCAGCGTTTCACGCTGCGCGAGCCGTGGTCGCTGCTGCTGCTGGACGACGCGCGCGTGATCCACGAGAGCACGCCCATCCAGCCCCTGGAGGGCGACGCGCTGGGCTGGCGCGACACCCTGGTGGTGACCTGCCGCGCCGGCGGCTTTCAGGGCAACTGA
- a CDS encoding bacteriohemerythrin, translating to MQALNWTPALWLDFEPMDAMNRDFMALLGRAQEASDDTLVAAWQALVAHAARHFGTEDTWMQQEAFATAEQHTLEHRVVLNLLREGLVQAQGGDQAPVRQMAAELGAWFSRHTQSLDAALALHMRRATPSRAATD from the coding sequence ATGCAAGCATTGAACTGGACACCGGCGCTGTGGCTGGACTTCGAACCCATGGACGCGATGAACCGCGATTTCATGGCGCTGCTGGGCCGCGCCCAGGAAGCCTCCGACGACACCCTGGTGGCGGCCTGGCAGGCGCTGGTGGCCCACGCGGCCCGGCATTTCGGCACCGAAGACACCTGGATGCAGCAAGAGGCCTTTGCCACCGCCGAGCAGCACACCTTGGAGCACCGCGTGGTGCTCAACCTGCTGCGCGAGGGCCTGGTCCAGGCGCAAGGCGGTGACCAGGCACCCGTTCGGCAGATGGCCGCAGAGCTGGGCGCCTGGTTCAGCCGGCACACGCAGTCGCTGGACGCAGCCCTGGCCTTGCACATGCGCCGCGCCACCCCGTCTCGTGCGGCAACGGACTGA